Proteins found in one Canis aureus isolate CA01 chromosome 19, VMU_Caureus_v.1.0, whole genome shotgun sequence genomic segment:
- the LOC144290895 gene encoding uncharacterized protein LOC144290895 isoform X1: protein MSASVQALSKGSSAGKLSQDFTVGESDAGGRRSERWEPDLLRAQASRPRVSERLVTQHAGGRSLGDCPIRGGRGGAEARKPTVVNRTPALRGRCPEDEPIRRRGSERRPIRAQRPGAPSNQGGEGRAPAACPSLRCRPGARAHLPRAAAGVPSSSVSAARVAGTAPSGTRDGNVQSRGSQDSVVFEDVAVYFTPEEWALLDRGQRRLYRDVMLETCRNLAAVDCCTQVKPCGSRTQLNILESELSSEEKIVTFTRNDSWALFGENQVFHNIGDQFQSQERCLRSHLLERVCESNEGNQGGDTVNQITGLTVHEDCPAGEKSCECAKCREVFRDGSFLENPQIFHPGHKPNPCEECGPTCSGVLSLSTQVDADLVRKPYEHQDIGRAPKRYSNSLGSQKSLECGKCGKTFTCPSSFQGHVQGHCEQRVHVCDVCGKTFMYQSYLTRHMRTHTGERPYECVECGKAYSCLSYFREHVKTHSGEKLYECKQCGKTFKYPASLQGHMMTHTGERPYLCQQCGKAFSCPKYFRRHVRTHSGVKPYECTLCGKAYSCSLSLREHVGTHSEERPYECKQCGKAFRHPRYFQRHVRMHTGVKPYECKECGKAYSSSTSLQEHVRTHTGERPFECQQCGKAFTRHSSLQGHVRAHSLEKRYECTQCGKAFRWSSSLQKHVRTHSEEKPYECQQCGKAFWYPANLRAHVKTHTEDRPYECPHCGKAFSCHSSLQVHVRKHNGVKPYECKECGKAFWYPVNLRAHVRTHTGERPYECQQCGKAYRCPANLRVHVRTHTGERPYECQQCGKAFRYPANLRAHVRTHTGERPYECQQCGKAFRYPTNLRAHVRTHTGEKL from the exons ATGTCTGCTTCGGTCCAAGCTCTCAGCAAGGGGAGCTCCGcggggaaactgagtcaggaCTTCACGGTCGGGGAGTCAGACGCAGGTGGCCGGAGATCCGAGCGCTGGGAGCCGGATCTGCTCCGAGCCCAGGCCAGTCGGCCACGTGTGTCCGAACGGCTTGTCACTCAGCACGCAGGGGGGCGGAGCCTTGGGGATTGTCCAATCAGgggcggcaggggcggggccgaggcgcGGAAGCCCACGGTGGTTAACCGCACGCCCGCGCTCCGGGGGCGGTGCCCGGAAGACGAGCCAATCAGACGCAGAGGCTCGGAGCGCCGTCCAATCAGGGCGCAGAGGCCCGGAGCGCCGTCCAATCAGGGCGGGGAAGGGCGCGCTCCAGCCGCGTGTCCATCGCTCCGCTGCCGCCCCGGCGCCCGTGCGCACCTGCCTCGCGCGGCCGCGGGTGTCCCGTCCTCCTCGGTCTCGGCGGCCCGGGTCGCAGGGACAGCCCCGAGCGGGACGCGAGATG GGAACGTGCAGAGCCGTGGAAGCCAG GACTCGGTGGTCTTTGAGGATGTGGCCGTGTACTTCACCCCAGAAGAGTGGGCTTTGCTGGATCGTGGTCAGAGGAGACTTTACAgagatgtgatgctggagacctgcaGGAACCTGGCTGCAGTGG ATTGTTGCACTCAAGTTAAACCTTGTGGATCAAGAACTCAGCTGAATATTTTGGAGAGTGAACTATCCAGTGAAGAGAAAATAGTAACATTTACAAGAAATGATTCCTGGGCTCTTTTTGGAGAAAACCAAGTGTTTCATAATATTGGAGATCAGTTCCAATCCCAGGAGAGGTGTCTGAG AAGTCATTTGCTGGAGCGTGTCTGTGAGAGCAATGAAGGTAATCAAGGTGGAGACACTGTAAACCAGATTACAGGTCTTACTGTGCATGAGGATTGTCCTGCTGGAGAGAAATCCTGTGAATGTGCTAAGTGTAGAGAAGTCTTCAGAGATGGTTCTTTCCTTGAGAACCCACAAATATTTCACCCTGGACACAAGCCTAATCCCTGTGAGGAATGTGGGCCAACCTGTAGCGGCGTCTTGAGCCTTAGCACTCAGGTGGATGCAGATCTTGTGAGGAAACCTTATGAACATCAGGACATTGGGAGAGCACCTAAGAGATACTCAAATAGTCTGGGTAGTCAAAAATCTTTAGAGTGCGGGAAATGTGGAAAAACTTTCACTTGCCCGTCATCCTTTCAGGGTCATGTGCAAGGTCACTGTGAACAGAGAGTCCATGTGTGTGACGTGTGTGGGAAAACCTTTATGTATCAGTCCTATCTTACACGTCACATGAGAACCCACACTGGGGAGAGACCCTATGAATGTGTAGAGTGTGGGAAAGCCTACAGTTGCCTCTCATATTTTCGAGAACATGTGAAAACGCACAGTGGAGAGAAACTCTATGAATGTAAGCAGTGTGGGAAGACGTTCAAATATCCTGCGTCCCTGCAAGGACACATGATGACGCATACTGGAGAGAGACCTTATCTGTGTCAacaatgtgggaaagccttcagttGTCCCAAATACTTCAGAAGACATGTGAGAACACACAGTGGAgtgaaaccctatgaatgtacgTTATGTGGGAAAGCCTACAGTTGTTCCTTATCCCTTCGGGAACATGTGGGAACGCACAGTGAAGAGAGACCCTATGAATGTAAGCAGTGTGGGAAGGCTTTCAGACATCCTCGATATTTTCAAAGACATGTGAGAATGCACACTGGAGTGAAACCCTATGAGTGTAAGGAGTGTGGGAAAGCCTATAGTAGTTCCACATCACTTCAGGAACACGTGAGGACACACACGGGGGAGAGGCCCTTTGAGTGTCAgcagtgtgggaaagccttcactCGTCACTCCTCCCTTCAAGGACACGTGAGAGCACACAGTTTGGAGAAACGTTATGAATGTACacagtgtgggaaagccttccGTTGGTCCTCATCCTTACAAAAACATGTGAGAACGCACAGTGaggagaaaccctatgaatgtcaGCAGTGTGGCAAGGCCTTCTGGTATCCAGCCAATCTGAGAGCACATGTGAAGACGCACACTGAGGACAGACCCTATGAATGTCCGCACTGTGGAAAAGCCTTCAGTTGTCACTCCTCCCTTCAAGTACATGTGAGAAAACACAATGGGGTGAAACCATATGAATGTAAggagtgtgggaaagccttctgGTATCCTGTAAACCTGCGAGCCCACGTGAGGACTCACACTGGGGAGAGACCCTATGAATGTCAGCAGTGTGGAAAAGCCTACAGGTGTCCTGCAAACCTGAGGGTACATGTGAGGACTCACACTGGGGAGCGACCCTATGAATGTCAgcaatgtgggaaggccttcaggTATCCTGCAAACCTGCGAGCACATGTGAGGACTCACACTGGGGAGAGACCCTATGAATGTCAGCAGTGTGGAAAGGCCTTCCGGTATCCCACAAACCTGCGAGCACACGTGAGGACTCACACTGGGGAGAAACTCTGA
- the LOC144290895 gene encoding uncharacterized protein LOC144290895 isoform X2, producing MDCCSGPRLPAPPVQQKQGFSSGGAVTERRFGRSGLPVLRASFAQDSVVFEDVAVYFTPEEWALLDRGQRRLYRDVMLETCRNLAAVDCCTQVKPCGSRTQLNILESELSSEEKIVTFTRNDSWALFGENQVFHNIGDQFQSQERCLRSHLLERVCESNEGNQGGDTVNQITGLTVHEDCPAGEKSCECAKCREVFRDGSFLENPQIFHPGHKPNPCEECGPTCSGVLSLSTQVDADLVRKPYEHQDIGRAPKRYSNSLGSQKSLECGKCGKTFTCPSSFQGHVQGHCEQRVHVCDVCGKTFMYQSYLTRHMRTHTGERPYECVECGKAYSCLSYFREHVKTHSGEKLYECKQCGKTFKYPASLQGHMMTHTGERPYLCQQCGKAFSCPKYFRRHVRTHSGVKPYECTLCGKAYSCSLSLREHVGTHSEERPYECKQCGKAFRHPRYFQRHVRMHTGVKPYECKECGKAYSSSTSLQEHVRTHTGERPFECQQCGKAFTRHSSLQGHVRAHSLEKRYECTQCGKAFRWSSSLQKHVRTHSEEKPYECQQCGKAFWYPANLRAHVKTHTEDRPYECPHCGKAFSCHSSLQVHVRKHNGVKPYECKECGKAFWYPVNLRAHVRTHTGERPYECQQCGKAYRCPANLRVHVRTHTGERPYECQQCGKAFRYPANLRAHVRTHTGERPYECQQCGKAFRYPTNLRAHVRTHTGEKL from the exons ATG GACTGCTGCTCGGGCCCCAGGCTCCCGGCACCTCCGGTCCAGCAGAAACAGGGCTTTTCCTCAGGAGGAGCAGTGACGGAAAGGAGGTTTGGCAGGAGTGGCCTCCCTGTGCTCCGAGCTTCCTTTGCTCAG GACTCGGTGGTCTTTGAGGATGTGGCCGTGTACTTCACCCCAGAAGAGTGGGCTTTGCTGGATCGTGGTCAGAGGAGACTTTACAgagatgtgatgctggagacctgcaGGAACCTGGCTGCAGTGG ATTGTTGCACTCAAGTTAAACCTTGTGGATCAAGAACTCAGCTGAATATTTTGGAGAGTGAACTATCCAGTGAAGAGAAAATAGTAACATTTACAAGAAATGATTCCTGGGCTCTTTTTGGAGAAAACCAAGTGTTTCATAATATTGGAGATCAGTTCCAATCCCAGGAGAGGTGTCTGAG AAGTCATTTGCTGGAGCGTGTCTGTGAGAGCAATGAAGGTAATCAAGGTGGAGACACTGTAAACCAGATTACAGGTCTTACTGTGCATGAGGATTGTCCTGCTGGAGAGAAATCCTGTGAATGTGCTAAGTGTAGAGAAGTCTTCAGAGATGGTTCTTTCCTTGAGAACCCACAAATATTTCACCCTGGACACAAGCCTAATCCCTGTGAGGAATGTGGGCCAACCTGTAGCGGCGTCTTGAGCCTTAGCACTCAGGTGGATGCAGATCTTGTGAGGAAACCTTATGAACATCAGGACATTGGGAGAGCACCTAAGAGATACTCAAATAGTCTGGGTAGTCAAAAATCTTTAGAGTGCGGGAAATGTGGAAAAACTTTCACTTGCCCGTCATCCTTTCAGGGTCATGTGCAAGGTCACTGTGAACAGAGAGTCCATGTGTGTGACGTGTGTGGGAAAACCTTTATGTATCAGTCCTATCTTACACGTCACATGAGAACCCACACTGGGGAGAGACCCTATGAATGTGTAGAGTGTGGGAAAGCCTACAGTTGCCTCTCATATTTTCGAGAACATGTGAAAACGCACAGTGGAGAGAAACTCTATGAATGTAAGCAGTGTGGGAAGACGTTCAAATATCCTGCGTCCCTGCAAGGACACATGATGACGCATACTGGAGAGAGACCTTATCTGTGTCAacaatgtgggaaagccttcagttGTCCCAAATACTTCAGAAGACATGTGAGAACACACAGTGGAgtgaaaccctatgaatgtacgTTATGTGGGAAAGCCTACAGTTGTTCCTTATCCCTTCGGGAACATGTGGGAACGCACAGTGAAGAGAGACCCTATGAATGTAAGCAGTGTGGGAAGGCTTTCAGACATCCTCGATATTTTCAAAGACATGTGAGAATGCACACTGGAGTGAAACCCTATGAGTGTAAGGAGTGTGGGAAAGCCTATAGTAGTTCCACATCACTTCAGGAACACGTGAGGACACACACGGGGGAGAGGCCCTTTGAGTGTCAgcagtgtgggaaagccttcactCGTCACTCCTCCCTTCAAGGACACGTGAGAGCACACAGTTTGGAGAAACGTTATGAATGTACacagtgtgggaaagccttccGTTGGTCCTCATCCTTACAAAAACATGTGAGAACGCACAGTGaggagaaaccctatgaatgtcaGCAGTGTGGCAAGGCCTTCTGGTATCCAGCCAATCTGAGAGCACATGTGAAGACGCACACTGAGGACAGACCCTATGAATGTCCGCACTGTGGAAAAGCCTTCAGTTGTCACTCCTCCCTTCAAGTACATGTGAGAAAACACAATGGGGTGAAACCATATGAATGTAAggagtgtgggaaagccttctgGTATCCTGTAAACCTGCGAGCCCACGTGAGGACTCACACTGGGGAGAGACCCTATGAATGTCAGCAGTGTGGAAAAGCCTACAGGTGTCCTGCAAACCTGAGGGTACATGTGAGGACTCACACTGGGGAGCGACCCTATGAATGTCAgcaatgtgggaaggccttcaggTATCCTGCAAACCTGCGAGCACATGTGAGGACTCACACTGGGGAGAGACCCTATGAATGTCAGCAGTGTGGAAAGGCCTTCCGGTATCCCACAAACCTGCGAGCACACGTGAGGACTCACACTGGGGAGAAACTCTGA
- the LOC144290895 gene encoding uncharacterized protein LOC144290895 isoform X3, giving the protein MDSVVFEDVAVYFTPEEWALLDRGQRRLYRDVMLETCRNLAAVDCCTQVKPCGSRTQLNILESELSSEEKIVTFTRNDSWALFGENQVFHNIGDQFQSQERCLRSHLLERVCESNEGNQGGDTVNQITGLTVHEDCPAGEKSCECAKCREVFRDGSFLENPQIFHPGHKPNPCEECGPTCSGVLSLSTQVDADLVRKPYEHQDIGRAPKRYSNSLGSQKSLECGKCGKTFTCPSSFQGHVQGHCEQRVHVCDVCGKTFMYQSYLTRHMRTHTGERPYECVECGKAYSCLSYFREHVKTHSGEKLYECKQCGKTFKYPASLQGHMMTHTGERPYLCQQCGKAFSCPKYFRRHVRTHSGVKPYECTLCGKAYSCSLSLREHVGTHSEERPYECKQCGKAFRHPRYFQRHVRMHTGVKPYECKECGKAYSSSTSLQEHVRTHTGERPFECQQCGKAFTRHSSLQGHVRAHSLEKRYECTQCGKAFRWSSSLQKHVRTHSEEKPYECQQCGKAFWYPANLRAHVKTHTEDRPYECPHCGKAFSCHSSLQVHVRKHNGVKPYECKECGKAFWYPVNLRAHVRTHTGERPYECQQCGKAYRCPANLRVHVRTHTGERPYECQQCGKAFRYPANLRAHVRTHTGERPYECQQCGKAFRYPTNLRAHVRTHTGEKL; this is encoded by the exons ATG GACTCGGTGGTCTTTGAGGATGTGGCCGTGTACTTCACCCCAGAAGAGTGGGCTTTGCTGGATCGTGGTCAGAGGAGACTTTACAgagatgtgatgctggagacctgcaGGAACCTGGCTGCAGTGG ATTGTTGCACTCAAGTTAAACCTTGTGGATCAAGAACTCAGCTGAATATTTTGGAGAGTGAACTATCCAGTGAAGAGAAAATAGTAACATTTACAAGAAATGATTCCTGGGCTCTTTTTGGAGAAAACCAAGTGTTTCATAATATTGGAGATCAGTTCCAATCCCAGGAGAGGTGTCTGAG AAGTCATTTGCTGGAGCGTGTCTGTGAGAGCAATGAAGGTAATCAAGGTGGAGACACTGTAAACCAGATTACAGGTCTTACTGTGCATGAGGATTGTCCTGCTGGAGAGAAATCCTGTGAATGTGCTAAGTGTAGAGAAGTCTTCAGAGATGGTTCTTTCCTTGAGAACCCACAAATATTTCACCCTGGACACAAGCCTAATCCCTGTGAGGAATGTGGGCCAACCTGTAGCGGCGTCTTGAGCCTTAGCACTCAGGTGGATGCAGATCTTGTGAGGAAACCTTATGAACATCAGGACATTGGGAGAGCACCTAAGAGATACTCAAATAGTCTGGGTAGTCAAAAATCTTTAGAGTGCGGGAAATGTGGAAAAACTTTCACTTGCCCGTCATCCTTTCAGGGTCATGTGCAAGGTCACTGTGAACAGAGAGTCCATGTGTGTGACGTGTGTGGGAAAACCTTTATGTATCAGTCCTATCTTACACGTCACATGAGAACCCACACTGGGGAGAGACCCTATGAATGTGTAGAGTGTGGGAAAGCCTACAGTTGCCTCTCATATTTTCGAGAACATGTGAAAACGCACAGTGGAGAGAAACTCTATGAATGTAAGCAGTGTGGGAAGACGTTCAAATATCCTGCGTCCCTGCAAGGACACATGATGACGCATACTGGAGAGAGACCTTATCTGTGTCAacaatgtgggaaagccttcagttGTCCCAAATACTTCAGAAGACATGTGAGAACACACAGTGGAgtgaaaccctatgaatgtacgTTATGTGGGAAAGCCTACAGTTGTTCCTTATCCCTTCGGGAACATGTGGGAACGCACAGTGAAGAGAGACCCTATGAATGTAAGCAGTGTGGGAAGGCTTTCAGACATCCTCGATATTTTCAAAGACATGTGAGAATGCACACTGGAGTGAAACCCTATGAGTGTAAGGAGTGTGGGAAAGCCTATAGTAGTTCCACATCACTTCAGGAACACGTGAGGACACACACGGGGGAGAGGCCCTTTGAGTGTCAgcagtgtgggaaagccttcactCGTCACTCCTCCCTTCAAGGACACGTGAGAGCACACAGTTTGGAGAAACGTTATGAATGTACacagtgtgggaaagccttccGTTGGTCCTCATCCTTACAAAAACATGTGAGAACGCACAGTGaggagaaaccctatgaatgtcaGCAGTGTGGCAAGGCCTTCTGGTATCCAGCCAATCTGAGAGCACATGTGAAGACGCACACTGAGGACAGACCCTATGAATGTCCGCACTGTGGAAAAGCCTTCAGTTGTCACTCCTCCCTTCAAGTACATGTGAGAAAACACAATGGGGTGAAACCATATGAATGTAAggagtgtgggaaagccttctgGTATCCTGTAAACCTGCGAGCCCACGTGAGGACTCACACTGGGGAGAGACCCTATGAATGTCAGCAGTGTGGAAAAGCCTACAGGTGTCCTGCAAACCTGAGGGTACATGTGAGGACTCACACTGGGGAGCGACCCTATGAATGTCAgcaatgtgggaaggccttcaggTATCCTGCAAACCTGCGAGCACATGTGAGGACTCACACTGGGGAGAGACCCTATGAATGTCAGCAGTGTGGAAAGGCCTTCCGGTATCCCACAAACCTGCGAGCACACGTGAGGACTCACACTGGGGAGAAACTCTGA
- the LOC144290895 gene encoding uncharacterized protein LOC144290895 isoform X4 produces the protein MLETCRNLAAVDCCTQVKPCGSRTQLNILESELSSEEKIVTFTRNDSWALFGENQVFHNIGDQFQSQERCLRSHLLERVCESNEGNQGGDTVNQITGLTVHEDCPAGEKSCECAKCREVFRDGSFLENPQIFHPGHKPNPCEECGPTCSGVLSLSTQVDADLVRKPYEHQDIGRAPKRYSNSLGSQKSLECGKCGKTFTCPSSFQGHVQGHCEQRVHVCDVCGKTFMYQSYLTRHMRTHTGERPYECVECGKAYSCLSYFREHVKTHSGEKLYECKQCGKTFKYPASLQGHMMTHTGERPYLCQQCGKAFSCPKYFRRHVRTHSGVKPYECTLCGKAYSCSLSLREHVGTHSEERPYECKQCGKAFRHPRYFQRHVRMHTGVKPYECKECGKAYSSSTSLQEHVRTHTGERPFECQQCGKAFTRHSSLQGHVRAHSLEKRYECTQCGKAFRWSSSLQKHVRTHSEEKPYECQQCGKAFWYPANLRAHVKTHTEDRPYECPHCGKAFSCHSSLQVHVRKHNGVKPYECKECGKAFWYPVNLRAHVRTHTGERPYECQQCGKAYRCPANLRVHVRTHTGERPYECQQCGKAFRYPANLRAHVRTHTGERPYECQQCGKAFRYPTNLRAHVRTHTGEKL, from the exons atgctggagacctgcaGGAACCTGGCTGCAGTGG ATTGTTGCACTCAAGTTAAACCTTGTGGATCAAGAACTCAGCTGAATATTTTGGAGAGTGAACTATCCAGTGAAGAGAAAATAGTAACATTTACAAGAAATGATTCCTGGGCTCTTTTTGGAGAAAACCAAGTGTTTCATAATATTGGAGATCAGTTCCAATCCCAGGAGAGGTGTCTGAG AAGTCATTTGCTGGAGCGTGTCTGTGAGAGCAATGAAGGTAATCAAGGTGGAGACACTGTAAACCAGATTACAGGTCTTACTGTGCATGAGGATTGTCCTGCTGGAGAGAAATCCTGTGAATGTGCTAAGTGTAGAGAAGTCTTCAGAGATGGTTCTTTCCTTGAGAACCCACAAATATTTCACCCTGGACACAAGCCTAATCCCTGTGAGGAATGTGGGCCAACCTGTAGCGGCGTCTTGAGCCTTAGCACTCAGGTGGATGCAGATCTTGTGAGGAAACCTTATGAACATCAGGACATTGGGAGAGCACCTAAGAGATACTCAAATAGTCTGGGTAGTCAAAAATCTTTAGAGTGCGGGAAATGTGGAAAAACTTTCACTTGCCCGTCATCCTTTCAGGGTCATGTGCAAGGTCACTGTGAACAGAGAGTCCATGTGTGTGACGTGTGTGGGAAAACCTTTATGTATCAGTCCTATCTTACACGTCACATGAGAACCCACACTGGGGAGAGACCCTATGAATGTGTAGAGTGTGGGAAAGCCTACAGTTGCCTCTCATATTTTCGAGAACATGTGAAAACGCACAGTGGAGAGAAACTCTATGAATGTAAGCAGTGTGGGAAGACGTTCAAATATCCTGCGTCCCTGCAAGGACACATGATGACGCATACTGGAGAGAGACCTTATCTGTGTCAacaatgtgggaaagccttcagttGTCCCAAATACTTCAGAAGACATGTGAGAACACACAGTGGAgtgaaaccctatgaatgtacgTTATGTGGGAAAGCCTACAGTTGTTCCTTATCCCTTCGGGAACATGTGGGAACGCACAGTGAAGAGAGACCCTATGAATGTAAGCAGTGTGGGAAGGCTTTCAGACATCCTCGATATTTTCAAAGACATGTGAGAATGCACACTGGAGTGAAACCCTATGAGTGTAAGGAGTGTGGGAAAGCCTATAGTAGTTCCACATCACTTCAGGAACACGTGAGGACACACACGGGGGAGAGGCCCTTTGAGTGTCAgcagtgtgggaaagccttcactCGTCACTCCTCCCTTCAAGGACACGTGAGAGCACACAGTTTGGAGAAACGTTATGAATGTACacagtgtgggaaagccttccGTTGGTCCTCATCCTTACAAAAACATGTGAGAACGCACAGTGaggagaaaccctatgaatgtcaGCAGTGTGGCAAGGCCTTCTGGTATCCAGCCAATCTGAGAGCACATGTGAAGACGCACACTGAGGACAGACCCTATGAATGTCCGCACTGTGGAAAAGCCTTCAGTTGTCACTCCTCCCTTCAAGTACATGTGAGAAAACACAATGGGGTGAAACCATATGAATGTAAggagtgtgggaaagccttctgGTATCCTGTAAACCTGCGAGCCCACGTGAGGACTCACACTGGGGAGAGACCCTATGAATGTCAGCAGTGTGGAAAAGCCTACAGGTGTCCTGCAAACCTGAGGGTACATGTGAGGACTCACACTGGGGAGCGACCCTATGAATGTCAgcaatgtgggaaggccttcaggTATCCTGCAAACCTGCGAGCACATGTGAGGACTCACACTGGGGAGAGACCCTATGAATGTCAGCAGTGTGGAAAGGCCTTCCGGTATCCCACAAACCTGCGAGCACACGTGAGGACTCACACTGGGGAGAAACTCTGA